One Triticum dicoccoides isolate Atlit2015 ecotype Zavitan chromosome 4B, WEW_v2.0, whole genome shotgun sequence genomic window carries:
- the LOC119294858 gene encoding phytochrome A type 3-like — protein MSSSMPASSSSSRNRRSTQERVLAQTTLDAQLNAEFEESSDSFDYSKLVEAQRDTPTVLQEGRSEKVIAYLQHIQRGKMIQSFGCLLALDEKSFNVIAFSENAPEMLTTVSHAVPSVDDPPRLDIGTNVRSLFTDQGATALHKALGFADVSLLNPILVQCKTSGKPFYAIVHRATGCLVVDFEPVNPTEFPASAAGALQSYKLAAKAISKIQALPGGSIELLCNTVVKEVFELTGYDRVMAYKFHEDNHGEVFAEITKPGLEPYLGLHYPATDIPQAARFLFMKNKVRMICDVRSRSIKVIEDEALPFDISLCGSALRAAHSCHLQYMENMNSIASLVMAVVVNENEEDDEVGSEQPAQQQKKKILWGLVVCHHESPRYVPFPLRYACEFLAQVFAVHVNKEFEVQKQLREKSILRTQTILSDMLFKEASPLTIVSGAPNIMDLIKCDGAALLYGDKVWRLGNAPTESQIRDLALWLSEVHMDSTGLSTESLHDAGYPGASALGDSVCGMAVAKINSSDILFWFRSHTAQEIRWGGAKNDPSDQDDSRRMHPRLSFKAFLEVVKMKSLAWTDSEMDAIHSLQLILRGTVDGVVKPTGKASLDEQIGDLKLDGLAELQAVTSEMVRLMETATVPILAVDGNGLVNGWNQKAAELTGLRVDDAIGRHILTLVEESSVSVVQRMLYLALQGKEEKEVRFEVKTHGPKRDDGPVILVVNACASRDLHDDVVGVCFVAQDVTVHKLVMDKFTRVEGDYMAIIHNPNPLIPPIFGADEFGWCCEWNAAMTKLTGWHREEVLNKMLLGEVFDSSNASCLLKNKDAFVSLCVVINSALAGEETEKAPFGFFDRSGKYTDCLLSVNRRENEGGLITGVFCFIHIPSHELQQALQVQQASEQTSLKRLKAFSYMRHAINNPLSGMLYSRKALKDTDLNEEQMRQIHVSDNCQHQLNKILADLDQDNIMEKSSCLDLEMAEFVLQDVVVAAVSQVLIACQGKGIRVSCNLPERFMKQLVYGDGVRLQQILSDFLSISVKFSPVGGSIEISAKATKNSIGENLHLIDLELGIKHQGLGVPAELMAQMFEEDDAGQSEEGLGLLVSRNLLRLMNGDVRHLREAGVSVFILTAELACAPTATGQ, from the exons ATGTCTTCCTCAATGCCTGCCTCCAGTTCTTCCAGCAGGAACCGCCGGAGCACCCAGGAAAGGGTGTTAGCACAAACAACCCTTGATGCTCAACTCAATGCTGAGTTTGAAGAATCTAGTGACTCCTTCGACTACTCCAAGCTGGTCGAAGCCCAGCGGGACACTCCAACCGTGCTGCAGGAAGGGCGGTCGGAGAAAGTCATAGCCTACTTGCAGCACATTCAGAGAGGGAAGATGATCCAGTCGTTTGGTTGCTTGTTGGCCCTTGATGAGAAGAGCTTCAATGTCATCGCGTTCAGCGAAAACGCGCCAGAAATGCTTACAACTGTCAGCCATGCAGTGCCCAGTGTCGACGATCCCCCAAGGCTCGACATCGGCACCAATGTACGGTCTCTGTTCACTGACCAGGGTGCCACGGCTCTGCACAAGGCACTAGGGTTTGCTGATGTTTCTTTGCTGAATCCTATCCTGGTTCAGTGCAAGACCTCAGGCAAGCCTTTCTATGCCATTGTTCACCGAGCAACCGGCTGTTTGGTGGTAGACTTTGAGCCTGTAAACCCCACAGAATTTCCTGCCTCTGCTGCTGGGGCCTTGCAGTCTTACAAGCTTGCTGCCAAGGCAATCTCCAAGATCCAGGCACTGCCAGGTGGAAGCATAGAGCTGCTATGCAATACTGTGGTCAAGGAAGTCTTTGAACTTACAGGGTATGATAGGGTTATGGCTTACAAGTTCCATGAAGATAACCATGGCGAGGTCTTTGCCGAGATCACAAAGCCTGGCCTTGAGCCTTATCTGGGCCTGCACTATCCAGCCACTGATATTCCTCAAGCGGCCAGGTTCCTTTTCATGAAGAACAAAGTGCGGATGATTTGCGATGTCCGCTCAAGATCCATAAAGGTCATCGAAGATGAGGCACTCCCCTTTGATATTAGCTTGTGTGGTTCAGCGCTCAGGGCAGCACACAGCTGTCACCTTCAGTATATGGAGAACATGAACTCGATTGCATCCCTTGTCATGGCTGTTGTGGTTAATGAGAATGAAGAGGATGACGAGGTCGGGTCTGAACAGCCAGcacagcagcagaagaagaagataCTGTGGGGCCTTGTTGTTTGCCACCATGAGAGCCCCAGATATGTCCCTTTTCCGCTGCGCTATGCTTGTGAGTTCTTAGCACAGGTGTTTGCTGTCCATGTCAACAAGGAGTTTGAAGTGCAGAAACAATTACGCGAAAAAAGCATACTGAGGACGCAAACAATTCTCTCTGACATGCTGTTCAAGGAAGCCTCCCCCCTGACTATCGTATCAGGGGCACCCAATATCATGGACCTAATCAAATGTGACGGTGCTGCTCTTCTGTATGGGGACAAAGTATGGCGTCTGGGCAATGCTCCAACCGAGTCTCAGATACGTGATCTTGCCTTGTGGCTGTCGGAAGTTCACATGGACTCCACTGGCCTGAGTACTGAGAGCCTCCATGATGCTGGCTACCCAGGAGCCTCTGCTCTTGGTGATTCGGTTTGTGGGATGGCAGTGGCTAAGATCAATTCCAGTGATATTCTTTTTTGGTTCAGGTCACATACAGCTCAAGAAATCAGATGGGGAGGTGCAAAGAATGACCCATCGGACCAGGATGACAGCAGAAGGATGCACCCCAGGTTGTCTTTCAAGGCATTCCTTGAAGTTGTCAAGATGAAGAGCTTGGCTTGGACTGATTCTGAGATGGATGCTATTCATTCATTGCAACTTATACTTCGAGGGACGGTGGATGGTGTCGTCAAGCCAACCGGAAAAGCTAGCTTAGATGAACAGATTGGTGATCTAAAGCTTGATGGGCTTGCTGAATTGCAGGCAGTGACCAGTGAAATGGTTCGTCTAATGGAAACAGCAACTGTTCCAATCTTGGCGGTAGATGGCAATGGATTGGTCAACGGGTGGAACCAGAAAGCGGCAGAATTGACTGGGCTAAGGGTTGATGATGCCATAGGAAGGCACATACTTACCCTTGTGGAGGAATCTTCTGTATCAGTTGTCCAGAGGATGCTATATCTAGCTTTGCAGG GCAAAGAAGAGAAAGAAGTTCGATTTGAGGTAAAGACTCATGGCCCAAAGAGAGATGATGGCCCTGTTATCTTGGTTGTGAATGCTTGTGCCAGCCGGGACCTTCATGATGATGTTGTTGGGGTGTGCTTTGTAGCCCAAGATGTGACTGTCCATAAGTTGGTGATGGACAAGTTTACTCGGGTAGAGGGAGACTACATGGCGATCATTCACAACCCGAACCCACTCATTCCTCCTATATTTGGTGCTGATGAATTTGGATGGTGTTGTGAGTGGAATGCTGCAATGACCAAGCTGACTGGGTGGCACAGAGAGGAAGTGCTCAATAAGATGCTTCTCGGTGAAGTGTTCGACAGTAGCAATGCCTCCTGCCTTTTGAAGAACAAAGATGCATTTGTAAGCCTTTGTGTTGTTATCAACAGCGCGTTAGCCGGCGAAGAAACGGAAAAGGCTCCATTTGGCTTCTTCGACCGAAGCGGGAAGTACACTGATTGCCTTCTGTCAGTGAACAGAAGGGAAAATGAGGGTGGTCTCATCACTGGGGTATTCTGTTTTATTCATATTCCTAGTcatgagctgcaacaagcactgcaGGTGCAGCAAGCCTCGGAGCAGACGTCGCTAAAAAGGCTGAAAGCTTTCTCCTACATGAGACATGCAATCAACAACCCTCTCTCAGGCATGCTTTACTCCAGAAAAGCActaaaggacacagatttgaatgaaGAACAGATGAGGCAGATCCATGTCTCAGATAATTGTCAGCACCAGCTAAACAAGATACTTGCCGACTTGGATCAAGATAACATCATGGAAAA ATCTAGTTGCTTGGATTTGGAGATGGCTGAATTTGTGTTGCAAGATGTGGTGGTGGCTGCTGTAAGCCAAGTACTGATTGCCTGCCAGGGAAAAGGCATCAGAGTCTCTTGCAACCTGCCAGAGAGATTTATGAAGCAACTAGTGTATGGAGATGGCGTTCGACTCCAGCAGATCCTTTCCGACTTCCTATCTATTTCAGTGAAGTTCTCTCCTGTTGGAGGTTCTATCGAGATTTCAGCCAAGGCGACGAAGAACAGCATCGGAGAGAATCTTCACCTTATTGACCTTGAACTTGG GATCAAGCACCAGGGACTAGGAGTCCCGGCAGAGCTAATGGCGCAAATGTTTGAGGAGGACGACGCGGGGCAGTCAGAGGAGGGGTTGGGCCTCCTGGTCTCTAGAAACCTGTTGAGGCTCATGAATGGCGATGTTCGTCACCTAAGGGAAGCTGGTGTGTCAGTCTTCATCCTCACCGCCGAGCTTGCTTGCGCTCCAACGGCAACGGGGCAGTGA